The following proteins come from a genomic window of Anguilla rostrata isolate EN2019 chromosome 17, ASM1855537v3, whole genome shotgun sequence:
- the spc24 gene encoding kinetochore protein Spc24 — protein sequence MSLNKGFQDLEEYGEMLVRTIKSSKVEHNLRTMREGYQLLFDLHTNTKKTITQLLSDLTHAKEGVGQKLLAVERQKSELSQELQSLEQDLQHSVAKNQTMEAELQFLKRELQNLKDSEREIQTLQDEVDEDTTEIIPSAIYLAQLYYKVTKIKWEHDNKPGVLKGVHYGEDLATPINVDLSSQSKCSVTDYLWSFVGTDW from the exons ATGTCACTGAACAAGGGATTCCAGGATCTGGAGGAGTATGGGGAAATGTTGGTCCGCACCATCAAGAGCAGCAAAGTCGAGCACAACCTGCGCACCATGAGAGAAGGGTACCAACTTCTGTTCGACCtccacaccaacacaaagaAAACCATCACTCAGCTTTTAAGCG atcTGACGCATGCAAAGGAGGGAGTGGGGCAGAAACTACTGGCGGTGGAGAGGCAGAAGAGTGAGCTGTCGCAGGAGCTGCAGAGCCTGGAGCAggacctgcagcacagtgtggCTAAGAACCAGACCATGGAGGCCGAGCTGCA GTTCCTGAAGAGGGAGCTGCAGAACCTGAAGGACTCTGAGCGCGAGATCCAAACCCTGCAGGACGAGGTGGACGAGGACACAACGGAGATCATCCCTTCTGCTAT ATACCTCGCCCAGCTGTACTACAAGGTCACTAAGATTAAGTGGGAGCATGACAATAAACCTGGAGTCCTGAAAGGAG TGCATTACGGAGAAGACCTTGCCACTCCGATCAACGTCGACCTCTCATCGCAGTCCAAGTGCTCCGTTACCGACTACCTCTGGAGTTTCGTCGGCACCGATTGGTAG
- the LOC135243272 gene encoding sphingosine 1-phosphate receptor 1-like, which yields MEADAAFASLDSTVHPRDPAPGYLFRMFREYQNNSVIVAHYNYTGKLSGNKYREGLKPVDIVFLVICLLIVLENTVVLVAIWRNKKFHLPMYYLLGNLTLSDLLAGFTYMVNIVTSGANTLRLTPVKWFLREGGVFITLAASIISLLAIAIERHVTMVRMKPYQGAKRGRMFSLIGASWVVAALLGVLPITGWNCIGGLESCSTVLPLYAKSYILFCVSIFIAILLAIVVLYVRIFRIVKSNTQRLSIGGGGGTVASPSPRRGSARKSQKYLALLKTVTIVLGVFIACWLPLFILLLTDFCCPRGECGVLLKADYFLGVAIINSLLNPIIYTLTSRDMRRAILRLLCRRCLVTKDGHMRKIGMPFLDYSTSKTEVASHRLEGQDNVSTGNITPSQIKALYSKVLRT from the coding sequence ATGGAGGCCGATGCGGCATTTGCATCACTAGATTCTACAGTGCATCCCCGCGACCCGGCTCCTGGCTACCTGTTCCGTATGTTCCGCGAGTATCAGAACAACTCAGTCATAGTTGCCCACTACAACTACACGGGAAAGTTGTCGGGGAACAAGTACCGGGAGGGTCTGAAGCCTGTGGACATTGTGTTTCTGGTCATCTGCCTGCTCATCGTGTTGGAGAACACAGTGGTTCTGGTGGCCATTTGGCGCAACAAGAAATTCCACCTGCCCATGTACTACCTTCTTGGAAACCTGACCCTTTCTGACTTGCTGGCAGGGTTCACCTACATGGTGAACATTGTAACATCGGGTGCCAACACGCTGCGGCTGACTCCTGTGAAGTGGTTCTTGCGGGAGGGCGGGGTTTTCATCACGCTGGCAGCTTCCATCATCAGCCTGCTGGCCATCGCTATCGAGCGCCACGTTACCATGGTGAGGATGAAGCCCTACCAAGGGGCCAAACGAGGCCGCATGTTTAGCCTTATAGGAGCTAGCTGGGTGGTGGCAGCTCTGCTGGGGGTGCTGCCCATAACAGGCTGGAACTGTATAGGGGGTCTGGAGAGCTGCTCCACGGTGCTGCCGCTCTACGCCAAGAGCTATATCCTCTTCTGCGTCTCCATATTCATTGCCATCCTACTGGCCATCGTGGTGCTCTACGTCCGAATCTTCCGCATTGTGAAGTCCAACACACAGCGGCTGAGCATTGGCGGAGGAGGGGGCACGGTCGCCTCCCCCTCGCCACGCAGGGGCTCGGCCCGCAAGTCGCAGAAGTATCTGGCCCTGCTGAAGACGGTCACCATCGTGCTGGGCGTGTTCATTGCCTGCTGGCTGCCCCTCTTCATCCTCCTGCTAACGGACTTCTGCTGCCCGCGCGGTGAATGCGGCGTGCTCCTCAAGGCCGACTACTTCCTGGGGGTGGCCATCATCAACTCCCTGCTCAACCCCATCATCTACACGCTCACCAGCAGGGACATGCGGCGGGCCATCCTCCGCTTGCTGTGCCGCCGTTGCCTGGTGACCAAAGACGGGCACATGAGGAAGATCGGAATGCCCTTCCTGGACTACAGTACCAGCAAGACAGAGGTGGCATCCCACCGGCTGGAGGGCCAGGACAACGTCTCCACCGGCAACATCACGCCCTCGCAAATCAAGGCCCTCTACTCCAAAGTGCTCAGGACGTGA
- the cdkn2d gene encoding cyclin-dependent kinase 4 inhibitor D produces the protein MVLSENDAGKNLSAAAARGNVKELRRMLEEQRVHPDTVNEFGRTALQVMMMGSTSVACLLLEHGANANVQDRLGVTPAHDAARAGFVDTLRVLVQFGASVNTPDNTGALPIHIAIREGHSDVVEFLAPRSNLNHQDTSGDTALDVARAMRCPVVVELLERQSESSLKCQS, from the exons ATGGTTCTGAGCGAGAACGATGCCGGAAAGAATTTAAGCGCAGCAGCGGCGAGAGGAAACGTGAAAGAACTGCGGAGGATGCTGGAGGAACAACGCGTACATCCTGACACAGTAAATGAATTTGGAAGGACAGCTCTTCAG GTGATGATGATGGGCAGCACCAGTGTCGCGTGTCTCCTGCTGGAGCACGGCGCGAATGCCAACGTGCAGGATCGCCTGGGAGTTACGCCAGCACACGACGCCGCACGTGCCGGGTTCGTTGACACGCTCCGCGTTCTGGTGCAGTTCGGAGCGTCTGTCAACACACCGGACAACACCGGCGCACTCCCCATTCACATCGCCATCCGAGAAGGCCACAGCGACGTAGTCGAGTTCCTGGCACCTCGTTCCAACCTAAACCACCAAGACACCAGCGGGGACACGGCTCTGGACGTCGCCCGCGCCATGCGCTGCCCCGTCGTAGTAGAACTTCTTGAACGTCAGTCTGAATCAAGCTTGAAGTGCCAGTCATAG